The following coding sequences lie in one Nitrospinota bacterium genomic window:
- a CDS encoding cytochrome-c peroxidase, with protein MPLPHTMPTPLRLLSFALFTVFLIGLPIHSAHAADDAALRDEALGYFEPLPDKPVFKNENPANKEKLELGKMLYFETRLSKSNVFSCASCHNLSTGGVDNNPFSTGHKWMVGGRNAPTVLNASLHIAQFWDGRAADVEAQAQGPILADVEMGATQKLVLKRLGSIPEYVYRFGKAFPNEKEPLRYENIANAIGAFERTLLTPSRFDSFLKGDNKALTEKEKEGLRIFMNINCAGCHNGPAVGGNGYQKFGVVKKPKNMEDLGRFGVTKAEEDKNVFKIPSLRNIELTYPYFHDGRHWKLEDAVKDMALYQLGEPVSRDDVDAIVAFLKSLTGKMPDIVLPILPPSTDSTPIPDRN; from the coding sequence ACCTCTCAGATTGTTGTCTTTCGCGCTCTTCACCGTTTTCCTTATCGGATTGCCAATACATTCCGCGCATGCCGCGGATGATGCCGCTCTCCGCGATGAGGCTCTCGGATACTTCGAGCCGCTCCCCGACAAACCGGTATTTAAAAACGAAAACCCGGCCAACAAGGAGAAGCTGGAACTTGGCAAGATGCTCTACTTCGAAACGCGTCTTTCAAAATCGAATGTATTTTCCTGCGCGTCGTGCCACAATCTCTCAACAGGCGGCGTGGATAACAACCCTTTCTCCACCGGGCATAAATGGATGGTCGGCGGAAGGAACGCTCCAACGGTGCTGAACGCTTCGCTACACATCGCCCAGTTCTGGGATGGACGGGCCGCGGACGTGGAGGCGCAGGCACAAGGGCCGATACTAGCCGATGTTGAAATGGGGGCAACTCAAAAACTCGTGCTTAAAAGGCTCGGCTCGATACCGGAATATGTCTATCGATTCGGAAAGGCGTTCCCAAACGAAAAGGAACCTCTCAGGTATGAAAACATCGCTAACGCCATCGGCGCCTTCGAAAGGACACTCCTCACCCCTTCAAGATTCGACAGCTTTCTGAAAGGGGACAACAAGGCGCTCACAGAGAAAGAGAAAGAGGGCCTGCGCATCTTCATGAACATCAATTGCGCCGGTTGCCATAACGGACCAGCGGTAGGAGGAAACGGATACCAGAAATTCGGCGTGGTAAAAAAACCGAAAAACATGGAAGACCTGGGGCGATTCGGCGTGACCAAGGCGGAAGAGGATAAAAATGTTTTCAAGATCCCCTCGCTCCGAAACATTGAGCTGACATACCCCTACTTCCATGACGGGCGGCACTGGAAACTCGAGGACGCGGTAAAGGATATGGCACTCTACCAGCTAGGTGAGCCTGTCTCAAGGGACGACGTCGACGCGATAGTGGCGTTCCTTAAATCGCTGACAGGCAAGATGCCCGATATAGTCCTCCCGATACTCCCGCCGTCGACCGATTCGACGCCGATACCGGACAGAAACTGA
- a CDS encoding OmpA family protein: MAFNKSGSPGRRRSEESEEGTWMTTYSDMVTLLLAFFILLAAISVVDASKYEEVKAGLIESVSKKKVTKPFHELKNELDKMIKQENLEKEIMVDLSAQGIKLEFSSAALFLSGDAEIMDTARPIIDKVAKSLKVISYDDHKVSVEGHTDDVPINTVKYPSNWELSTARATNVLRMLIEFGIEKKRLQASGFADIAPKAPNRDELGNAIAENQMQNRRVVIKIHR, translated from the coding sequence ATGGCTTTCAACAAGAGCGGCTCTCCCGGAAGAAGGAGATCCGAAGAATCGGAGGAAGGAACATGGATGACCACCTATTCGGACATGGTCACCCTGCTCCTCGCCTTCTTCATTCTCCTTGCCGCGATATCGGTAGTAGATGCTTCAAAGTATGAAGAGGTCAAAGCCGGACTTATTGAATCGGTTAGCAAAAAGAAGGTTACAAAACCGTTCCATGAACTGAAAAACGAGCTGGACAAGATGATTAAACAGGAAAACCTGGAAAAGGAAATAATGGTCGACCTCTCCGCACAGGGTATAAAGCTGGAATTCTCCAGCGCCGCCCTCTTTTTGTCCGGCGACGCGGAGATAATGGATACCGCGAGACCGATCATCGACAAGGTAGCCAAATCGCTGAAAGTGATCTCATACGACGACCACAAGGTCTCGGTGGAGGGGCATACGGACGACGTTCCTATCAATACTGTGAAATACCCCTCCAACTGGGAGCTCTCGACCGCGAGGGCTACAAACGTGCTCCGCATGCTTATCGAATTCGGTATTGAAAAAAAGAGACTGCAGGCTTCCGGGTTTGCCGACATCGCGCCCAAGGCTCCAAACAGGGATGAACTTGGAAACGCTATTGCGGAAAATCAAATGCAGAACCGCAGAGTGGTAATTAAAATACACCGGTAA
- a CDS encoding MotA/TolQ/ExbB proton channel family protein translates to MSISTLIGLIAGIAIFVAAIVSSTKEYLVFVNMPGFAIVLGGTVASTFIAFPYEDVKRSFLSVYKIFMSHDTTYTNLVPRFARWAEIIKSKGLSAIEDEALKLKNSFEKDGLMLLINGYKRDEIKANLENMIEGMVDAQQGQYSMFKVMASYAPAFGMIGTLVGLIIMLQQMGEDPSTIGPALAIALTTTLYGTLLSNLLFMPIAEKIRRRTDYEVLVRVIQMNGILLLAEKQHPIFVENKLNSFIEPKKRFSRKKSGR, encoded by the coding sequence ATGTCAATATCAACCTTGATCGGACTTATTGCCGGTATCGCGATATTCGTCGCCGCTATCGTAAGCAGTACGAAAGAGTACCTGGTATTTGTAAATATGCCGGGCTTCGCGATTGTCCTTGGGGGAACGGTTGCCTCGACATTCATCGCGTTCCCCTACGAGGACGTCAAACGCTCGTTCCTGTCGGTATACAAGATATTCATGTCGCATGACACCACATACACAAACCTTGTTCCGAGGTTTGCGCGGTGGGCGGAGATCATAAAGAGCAAGGGGCTCTCCGCGATAGAGGACGAAGCTCTCAAGCTTAAAAATTCATTTGAAAAGGACGGTCTCATGCTCCTTATCAACGGGTACAAGAGAGATGAGATCAAGGCCAACCTGGAAAACATGATAGAAGGGATGGTGGACGCCCAGCAGGGGCAGTACAGCATGTTCAAGGTTATGGCATCGTACGCGCCTGCCTTTGGGATGATCGGTACCCTCGTAGGCCTTATAATCATGCTTCAGCAGATGGGGGAAGACCCTTCTACAATAGGGCCCGCACTTGCGATAGCCCTTACTACGACGTTGTACGGAACCCTCCTGTCGAACCTGCTGTTCATGCCGATAGCGGAAAAAATAAGGCGAAGAACCGATTACGAGGTGCTGGTGAGAGTAATACAGATGAACGGGATACTCCTACTGGCGGAAAAACAGCACCCCATATTCGTTGAAAACAAACTCAACTCTTTCATTGAGCCAAAAAAGCGGTTCAGCAGAAAGAAAAGCGGCAGGTAA
- a CDS encoding exodeoxyribonuclease VII small subunit, protein MAGETVKFEKALQKLEEIVSQLEGGELELEKSLKMFEEGIQMAQVCQSQLSGAEKKIEKLIKDQKGNLSTQQMETDSTSEQDELPF, encoded by the coding sequence ATGGCAGGGGAAACGGTAAAATTCGAAAAAGCCCTTCAAAAGCTGGAAGAGATTGTTTCTCAGCTTGAGGGGGGAGAACTGGAACTTGAGAAATCCCTGAAAATGTTCGAGGAAGGTATCCAGATGGCGCAGGTTTGCCAGAGCCAGCTTTCCGGCGCCGAAAAAAAGATCGAAAAACTCATAAAGGATCAGAAAGGAAATCTTTCCACGCAACAGATGGAAACGGACTCCACATCGGAGCAGGATGAACTCCCATTTTAA
- a CDS encoding aldo/keto reductase yields MGSSSVTENSFRETTLGKTGRVVGRIAVSGGYGVPAGAVEMAFERGCNYFYHGSFRKKGMNEAIKNLCAAGKRDELFIVAQVYTRWGWQFRRSFYSFLKKTGLDYADALLLGWYNSTPSPKILDICAELREKGLVRHIAISGHNRPAFPVFAEKGVGDIFHIRYNAAHRGADSDVFPMLKGDRPGTVAYTATSWGQLLKKGKMPAGEMVPRASDCYRFVLSNPNFDLCMTGPADTAQMGEALAALDRGAMSEEELAWMRRVGDHVSRKSFR; encoded by the coding sequence TTGGGATCATCGTCAGTCACGGAAAATTCGTTCCGCGAAACAACGCTTGGCAAGACAGGGAGGGTAGTTGGAAGGATTGCCGTCTCCGGCGGCTACGGTGTGCCGGCTGGCGCGGTCGAGATGGCGTTCGAGCGGGGGTGCAACTATTTCTATCACGGTTCATTCCGCAAAAAAGGGATGAATGAAGCGATTAAAAATCTTTGCGCCGCCGGGAAGAGGGATGAGCTTTTCATAGTCGCCCAGGTCTATACGAGATGGGGCTGGCAGTTCCGCAGAAGTTTTTACAGCTTCCTAAAGAAAACCGGCCTTGATTATGCCGATGCGCTCTTACTCGGCTGGTACAACTCTACCCCCTCCCCGAAGATACTCGACATCTGCGCGGAACTAAGGGAGAAGGGGCTTGTTCGCCATATCGCCATCTCGGGGCACAACAGGCCGGCGTTCCCGGTGTTCGCCGAGAAGGGTGTCGGAGATATATTTCATATACGGTACAACGCCGCCCACAGGGGGGCGGACTCGGACGTATTCCCGATGCTGAAAGGGGATCGTCCCGGCACGGTTGCCTATACGGCCACTTCGTGGGGACAGCTGTTAAAGAAGGGGAAAATGCCCGCCGGAGAAATGGTGCCGCGGGCTTCGGACTGTTACAGGTTCGTATTGTCGAATCCAAATTTCGACCTCTGCATGACAGGCCCCGCCGACACTGCACAGATGGGGGAGGCTCTCGCCGCTCTTGACCGCGGGGCGATGAGCGAGGAGGAGCTTGCCTGGATGCGCCGTGTCGGCGACCATGTGAGTCGTAAGAGTTTCAGATAG